In the Gossypium raimondii isolate GPD5lz chromosome 9, ASM2569854v1, whole genome shotgun sequence genome, one interval contains:
- the LOC105800329 gene encoding protein ABCI12, chloroplastic isoform X4, with protein MNRTHSPIPTVKSPFHFVLSPNFKSLIHPTATRILNFPPKHPNRLPLLSYCSKSPNFRFISKKRNFEVKASTGSNNGEAGNWVRWLPTGGLAADKVLRLISTATSSPICQFISSPTTFLHSVDPRIKLVWLLALVVLPARAQIAVRFGLVAYIALLSMLFLPKNVWMDQLGRVSLLCGILFVLSGLGTDGVPQLLQSRTPPSSLTGLPDLPKSLSGYSYLIMKLGPLQFTRKGLSVASTASCLTFIIFQSASLCLATTTPEQLAFALRWFMLPLRYIGVPVAEIVLTLMLSLRFINLVFDEVRNVALGIVSRRINWQQLTMKKAIDSKNIH; from the exons ATGAACCGCACTCACAGTCCAATTCCAACGGTTAAATCCCCTTTCCATTTCGTGTTGAGCCCTAATTTCAAATCCCTAATCCACCCAACTGCTACCCGGATTTTAAATTTCCCTCCAAAGCATCCCAACCGTTTACCCCTTCTTTCATATTGCAGTAAATCCCCCAATTTTcgttttatttcaaagaaaaggaATTTCGAAGTCAAAGCATCAACCGGAAGTAACAATGGTGAAGCAGGGAACTGGGTGCGCTGGTTGCCCACTGGAGGTTTAGCAGCTGATAAAGTTTTGAGATTGATTTCAACTGCTACTTCGAGTCCCATTTGCCAGTTCATTTCTTCACCTACCACTTTTTTGCATTCAGTGGACCCTAGAATCAAATTG GTATGGCTATTGGCGTTAGTTGTTTTACCAGCACGTGCCCAAATAGCAGTTCGTTTTGGATTGGTAGCGTACATTGCTCTTTTGTCAATGTTGTTTCTCCCAAAAAATGTGTGGATG GATCAATTGGGAAGGGTGTCACTACTTTGTGGAATTTTATTCGTATTGTCAGGGCTTGGTACTGATGGTGTACCACAACTTCTTCAGTCAAGAACCCCACCATCTTCACTGACAGGGTTGCCTGATCTTCCAAAATCATTAAGTGGCTATTCATATTTAATCATGAAGCTAGGACCATTACAGTTTACAAGGAAGGGATTGTCTGTTGCTAGCACAGCATCATGTTTAACATTCATT atcTTTCAAAGTGCAAGCCTTTGCTTAGCAACCACAACCCCAGAACAACTTGCATTTGCTTTGCGGTGGTTTATGCTTCCTTTGAGATATATTGGTGTCCCAGTGGCTGAAATTGTTCTTACACTCATGCTTTCATTGAGGTTTATCAATTTAGTGTTTGATGAG GTTCGTAATGTTGCATTGGGGATTGTATCTCGTAGGATAAATTGGCAACAATTGACAATGAAGAAAGCGATTGATAGTAAGAATATACACTAG
- the LOC105800329 gene encoding protein ABCI12, chloroplastic isoform X3 — translation MNRTHSPIPTVKSPFHFVLSPNFKSLIHPTATRILNFPPKHPNRLPLLSYCSKSPNFRFISKKRNFEVKASTGSNNGEAGNWVRWLPTGGLAADKVLRLISTATSSPICQFISSPTTFLHSVDPRIKLVWLLALVVLPARAQIAVRFGLVAYIALLSMLFLPKNVWMDQLGRVSLLCGILFVLSGLGTDGVPQLLQSRTPPSSLTGLPDLPKSLSGYSYLIMKLGPLQFTRKGLSVASTASCLTFIIFQSASLCLATTTPEQLAFALRWFMLPLRYIGVPVAEIVLTLMLSLRFINLVFDEVRNVALGIVSRRINWQHLTMKETIDIFASYIQRIFKNILSMQSESLR, via the exons ATGAACCGCACTCACAGTCCAATTCCAACGGTTAAATCCCCTTTCCATTTCGTGTTGAGCCCTAATTTCAAATCCCTAATCCACCCAACTGCTACCCGGATTTTAAATTTCCCTCCAAAGCATCCCAACCGTTTACCCCTTCTTTCATATTGCAGTAAATCCCCCAATTTTcgttttatttcaaagaaaaggaATTTCGAAGTCAAAGCATCAACCGGAAGTAACAATGGTGAAGCAGGGAACTGGGTGCGCTGGTTGCCCACTGGAGGTTTAGCAGCTGATAAAGTTTTGAGATTGATTTCAACTGCTACTTCGAGTCCCATTTGCCAGTTCATTTCTTCACCTACCACTTTTTTGCATTCAGTGGACCCTAGAATCAAATTG GTATGGCTATTGGCGTTAGTTGTTTTACCAGCACGTGCCCAAATAGCAGTTCGTTTTGGATTGGTAGCGTACATTGCTCTTTTGTCAATGTTGTTTCTCCCAAAAAATGTGTGGATG GATCAATTGGGAAGGGTGTCACTACTTTGTGGAATTTTATTCGTATTGTCAGGGCTTGGTACTGATGGTGTACCACAACTTCTTCAGTCAAGAACCCCACCATCTTCACTGACAGGGTTGCCTGATCTTCCAAAATCATTAAGTGGCTATTCATATTTAATCATGAAGCTAGGACCATTACAGTTTACAAGGAAGGGATTGTCTGTTGCTAGCACAGCATCATGTTTAACATTCATT atcTTTCAAAGTGCAAGCCTTTGCTTAGCAACCACAACCCCAGAACAACTTGCATTTGCTTTGCGGTGGTTTATGCTTCCTTTGAGATATATTGGTGTCCCAGTGGCTGAAATTGTTCTTACACTCATGCTTTCATTGAGGTTTATCAATTTAGTGTTTGATGAG GTTCGTAATGTTGCATTGGGGATTGTATCTCGTAGGATAAATTGGCAACACTTGACAATGAAGGAAACGATTGATA TT
- the LOC105800329 gene encoding protein ABCI12, chloroplastic isoform X1, with protein sequence MNRTHSPIPTVKSPFHFVLSPNFKSLIHPTATRILNFPPKHPNRLPLLSYCSKSPNFRFISKKRNFEVKASTGSNNGEAGNWVRWLPTGGLAADKVLRLISTATSSPICQFISSPTTFLHSVDPRIKLVWLLALVVLPARAQIAVRFGLVAYIALLSMLFLPKNVWMDQLGRVSLLCGILFVLSGLGTDGVPQLLQSRTPPSSLTGLPDLPKSLSGYSYLIMKLGPLQFTRKGLSVASTASCLTFIIFQSASLCLATTTPEQLAFALRWFMLPLRYIGVPVAEIVLTLMLSLRFINLVFDEVRNVALGIVSRRINWQHLTMKETIDIFASYIQRIFKNIFKHAEQISQAMIVRGFRGDSNAHKLYFLSDSSIGMADLIAVVCLIGVTSVALLSEYLLV encoded by the exons ATGAACCGCACTCACAGTCCAATTCCAACGGTTAAATCCCCTTTCCATTTCGTGTTGAGCCCTAATTTCAAATCCCTAATCCACCCAACTGCTACCCGGATTTTAAATTTCCCTCCAAAGCATCCCAACCGTTTACCCCTTCTTTCATATTGCAGTAAATCCCCCAATTTTcgttttatttcaaagaaaaggaATTTCGAAGTCAAAGCATCAACCGGAAGTAACAATGGTGAAGCAGGGAACTGGGTGCGCTGGTTGCCCACTGGAGGTTTAGCAGCTGATAAAGTTTTGAGATTGATTTCAACTGCTACTTCGAGTCCCATTTGCCAGTTCATTTCTTCACCTACCACTTTTTTGCATTCAGTGGACCCTAGAATCAAATTG GTATGGCTATTGGCGTTAGTTGTTTTACCAGCACGTGCCCAAATAGCAGTTCGTTTTGGATTGGTAGCGTACATTGCTCTTTTGTCAATGTTGTTTCTCCCAAAAAATGTGTGGATG GATCAATTGGGAAGGGTGTCACTACTTTGTGGAATTTTATTCGTATTGTCAGGGCTTGGTACTGATGGTGTACCACAACTTCTTCAGTCAAGAACCCCACCATCTTCACTGACAGGGTTGCCTGATCTTCCAAAATCATTAAGTGGCTATTCATATTTAATCATGAAGCTAGGACCATTACAGTTTACAAGGAAGGGATTGTCTGTTGCTAGCACAGCATCATGTTTAACATTCATT atcTTTCAAAGTGCAAGCCTTTGCTTAGCAACCACAACCCCAGAACAACTTGCATTTGCTTTGCGGTGGTTTATGCTTCCTTTGAGATATATTGGTGTCCCAGTGGCTGAAATTGTTCTTACACTCATGCTTTCATTGAGGTTTATCAATTTAGTGTTTGATGAG GTTCGTAATGTTGCATTGGGGATTGTATCTCGTAGGATAAATTGGCAACACTTGACAATGAAGGAAACGATTGATA TTTTTGCTTCCTACATTCAGCGGAtcttcaaaaacatttttaagcATGCAGAGCAAATCTCTCAG GCAATGATAGTTAGGGGATTCAGGGGTGACAGTAATGCTCATAAGCTTTACTTCTTATCAGACTCATCAATTGGGATGGCAGATTTAATTGCCGTGGTATGCTTGATTGGTGTTACGAGTGTTGCCCTATTGTCCGAGTATTTACTTGTCTGA
- the LOC105800331 gene encoding F-box/kelch-repeat protein At3g23880, which yields MLHYSVTVIRTNKFREMENQEPTPTQPNQRLGSPSQELPSTSSNEQTQKRNRPESPQRKSDDSAQSPKRSRNGSLPPQSFPQEIIFEILLNLPVQSLLRFRCVSKPWKSLIADNFFIKKHLKRAQNDPEFSKKRVLINTSSIQTGSSIKSCSLKSIFEDPNVNTTEIEYPSKKASRYDWIVGSCNGLICIAIREDTVLLLNPTLRVSKRLPDLGFKKRRGCYTVYGFGFDASGDDYKVVRVFCYQSKGFEDGYESIVRVYSMRTNCWRRIQDFPFGVPFSEAGKHVDGTLNWAVLSRQYRDFSCTIVSLDLAQETYKEVTQPCYGNGAGERILGVLDGCLCVLCSYGRLYAEVWVMKEYGKRESWTKLVTIPYTPIPGYEMFLTPLSVSKSGEILLRFEVNMLLYNPEKNMFRIPMFPYDAFSYIDQQEVYEESLVSPTVVNQHR from the coding sequence aTGCTCCACTACAGTGTGACAGTGATTCGAACAAATAAGTTCCGGGAAATGGAAAACCAAGAACCAACCCCGACCCAACCAAATCAACGACTCGGCTCGCCGAGTCAAGAACTGCCCTCGACTTCTTCTAATGAACAAACTCAGAAACGGAACCGCCCTGAATCACCGCAACGCAAAAGCGACGATTCTGCTCAATCCCCCAAACGGTCGAGAAACGGCAGCCTTCCTCCGCAGTCGTTTCCTcaagaaataatttttgaaatcctcTTGAATTTGCCCGTTCAATCCCTCCTCCGTTTCAGGTGTGTTTCCAAACCCTGGAAATCCCTCATAGCTGACAATTTCTTCATCAAAAAGCACCTCAAAAGAGCCCAAAACGACCCCGAATTCTCCAAAAAGCGAGTCTTAATAAACACTTCAAGCATCCAAACTGGATCCAGCATCAAATCATGCTCCCTTAAGTCTATATTCGAAGACCCAAATGTTAATACCACGGAAATCGAATACCCATCGAAGAAAGCTTCTCGTTATGATTGGATTGTGGGCTCATGTAATGGCTTGATTTGCATAGCTATTAGAGAAGATACAGTCCTTTTATTAAACCCGACTTTAAGGGTTTCCAAAAGGTTGcctgatttagggtttaagaaaaGGAGGGGTTGCTATACTGTTTATGGGTTTGGTTTTGATGCTTCCGGTGATGATTATAAAGTTGTTAGGGTTTTTTGTTATCAAAGTAAGGGCTTTGAAGATGGTTACGAGAGTATAGTTAGGGTTTATTCAATGAGAACTAATTGTTGGAGAAGGATTCAGGATTTCCCGTTTGGGGTCCCTTTTAGTGAAGCTGGGAAACATGTGGATGGGACTTTGAATTGGGCTGTTTTAAGTAGACAATATAGGGATTTTTCGTGTACTATTGTCTCCCTTGATTTGGCTCAGGAGACGTATAAGGAAGTGACCCAACCGTGCTATGGCAACGGTGCAGGTGAAAGGATATTAGGGGTCTTGGATGGATGTCTATGTGTGCTTTGTAGTTATGGGAGATTGTATGCTGAGGTTTGGGTTATGAAAGAATATGGAAAGAGAGAGTCTTGGACTAAGCTGGTTACTATTCCATACACACCGATTCCTGGGTATGAAATGTTTTTGACACCTTTATCTGTATCGAAAAGTGGTGAGATCTTGTTGCGTTTTGAGGTGAATATGCTTCTGTACAATCCCGAGAAGAATATGTTCAGGATTCCCATGTTTCCTTATGATGCTTTTTCTTATATTGATCAACAAGAAGTCTATGAAGAGAGCCTTGTTTCGCCGACTGTAGTCAATCAGCATAGATGA